The nucleotide sequence CTGATGCGCTTTTTCTATTTCATCTAAAAGTAATACGCTGTAAGGTCGCCTCCTGATTTTTTCTGTAAGCTGTCCGCCTTCTTCATATCCGACATAACCGGGAGGTGAGCCTATCAATTTAGCCACAGAGTGCTTTTCCATAAATTCGCTCATATCAAGTCGTATCATTGCATCTTCCGTATCAAAGAGAAACTCTGCAACAGATTTTGCCAACTCTGTTTTACCAACACCTGTGGGACCTAAAAATATAAACGAGCCTATAGGCTTTTTCGGATTGCTGAGCCCGGCTCTGCTTCTCCTGATAGCCTCTGAAACTGCAGCAACAGCCTTATCCTGCCCAATTACCCTTTGATGGATAAAATCTTCCATATGAATGAGCTTATCGGCTTCTTCCTCGAGCAGTTTTGTAACAGGAATGCCGGTCCATTTGGATATAATCGATGCTATATCCTCTTCATCAACCTCTTCCTTCAGCATTTTTTTGTCTGCCTGAATATTTTTCAGCTTTTCATTTGTCTCTCTGAGTTTTGACTCAAGTTCCACCAATTTTCCGTATTTTATCTGGGATGCCTCTTCGAGATTGCCCTCTCTTTCAGCATTCTGCATCCTTATTTTGGCTTCCTCTATTTCCTTTTTTATTTCCCTCGACTCCTGTATCTGCGCCTTTTCATTCTGCCAGTGAGTTTTCAGTCTTGAAATTTTTTCAGTAAGATTACTGATTTCATTCTCAATTTTTTCCAGTCTTATTTTACCGGCCTCATTTTTCTCTTTTTTCATGGCCTGCTTTTCAATCTCAAGCTGTCTTAATTTACGCTCAAGCTCATCCAGTTCAGTTGGAAGGCTGTCTATTTCCATTCTGAGCTTTGCCGTTGCCTCATCTATTAAATCAATGGCCTTATCCGGCATAAATCTGTCTGAGATATATTTATCAGCAAGATGAGCAGCAGCCACAATGGCTGAGTCGGTTATTTTTACACCGTGGTGTACTTCGTACTTTTCCTTCAAACCTCTTAATATGGAAACGGTGTCCTCTACGGAAGGCTCTTTTATGTAAATCGGCTGAAAACGCCTTTCAAGAGCTGCATCCTTTTCGATATGTTTTTTATATTCATCCAGAGTTGTTGCTCCGATGCAATGCAGCTCACCTCTTGCCAGAGCTGGTTTTAAAAGATTTGCTGCATCCATAGCACCTTCCGCTGCACCAGCTCCTATCAGTGTATGCATTTCATCGATAAACAGAACAATCTCTCCCTCCCGATCTTTAATTTCTTTCAAAACAGCTTTCAGTCTGTCCTCAAATTCTCCTCTGTATTTTGTCCCGGCAATTAGGGAGCCTAAATCGAGGACCAGAACTCTTTTATCCTTTAGTGTCTCAGGCACATCACCGTTAACAACACGCTGTGCAAGCCCTTCTGCAATTGCTGTTTTACCGACACCCGGCTCGCCTATAAGAACCGGATTGTTTTTCGTTCTTCTTGAAAGTACATGCATAACCCGCCTTATTTCCTCATCTCTTCCAATAACGGGATCGAGTTTTCCTGTTGAGGCGTTTTCAGTCAGATCAATGGTATATTTTTCCAGGGCTTCCATTTTTTCTTCCGGACTTTGATCCGTAACAGTGGTGCTGCCTCTTATATCTTTAATCGCTTTTTTTAAATCCTTTTTATCTATACCGTGTTTTAGCAGGGTTTGCCTGAGTGAATATCCGGCATTTTCCACAATTCCAAGCAGAAGATGCTCTGTGGAAACATATTCATCGGAGAATTCCTTTATGACTTTGAAAGCATAATCAAGTGCTTTCTTAGTATCATTTGAAATATATACCTGCTCCGATCCACTGACTGCCGGCAGGCTTGCTATTTCGTTGTTAATATCATCTTTTAAGGATGGGATATTAACACCCAGTTTCTGAAGCAAAGGTTTAATAAAGCCTTCTTCCTGGTTTACCAAGGCAAGGAGCAGGTGTGCAGGCTCAACCTGTTGATTATTTTTATTTTCTGCCAACTCAACTGCACTTTGCACAGCTTCACTGGCTTTTATGGTCATCTTATTCCAGTTTATCACTTATAGTTCCTCCTTACTCGTCTTCATTTTCTATTTCTATTTTTATTATATCTCTGTTCCTCAAAGGGACCAAACCTTTATCACCTTGTTCCATATCGAAGCTGTCAGCATGTTTTCTTATAAAATCCCTCAATAAGTCCAGTTGTTTCTGTGTTTCTTCAAGTTGCCGTTTCATATTTAAAACCACTTCAACACCCGCCAGGTTAACTCCCAGATCTTTGGTAAGTGTCAGTATAAATTTAATTTGCTCTATATCCTCCTCGGAATAGAGTCTGGTGTTACCTATTGTTCTGGAGGGTTTTATTAAGCCCAGACGCTCATATTGACGTAGTGTCTGCGGGTGAATACCGAGTATCTCAGCAACGACGCTTATCATATACAGTGGTCTGTTTTTCATTTTTTACCCCTTACAGTTTTCCTTTTTGCATAATTTTTTGTCTGTTAACGATATCATAATGATTTTTCATCTCTTTCAGCGCCGCCCTGTCATTTTCAACAGCAACCTGAGGAATTTTAACTTTTATTACAACATACAAATCACCGTGACCGCCGCCTTTAAGTTTGGGCATCCCTTTATTTCTGAGGCGGAACTTCTGATCAGGCTGAGTTCCAGCAGGGATATTAATATTAACAGCCCCATATGGGGTTGGAACTGATATTTTTTCTCCCAGTGCAGCTTCAAACATGTCCACATCCACATTTACATACAGATTGTTTCCTTTTCTCTCATACAACTCATGAGGGATTATTTTGGTAACGATATAAAGATCACCTGCAGGTGCATTATTTCTGCCTTCATGTCCTTTTCCGGTAATCCTGACTTTCGAACCGTTATCAACACCGGCCGGTATTTTTATCTTTATTTTTTCCGTTTTCTGTACAAAGCCATTTCCTTTGCAGCTGGTACATACATTGGTCAGAATTTTTCCCTGACCTCCGCATTTGGGGCAGGGTCTGCCGAATCCGAAGATTGAGTCGCGTCCTTCTGAACTGACTCCCTTACCGCCGCAGGCAGGGCAGGTGACAACATCTCCGCCGGAGCCTCCGCAGGATTTGCAGTTGACATGACGACTCAGGTTTATTTCGTAATAATTCCCTTTAACAGCATCTGCGAAAGGTATCTGGACAGAATAGTATATATCTTCTCCCTTGCTGGGTCTATCTGTGCGGCGGCTTCTGCCGCCCCGCCCGCCAAAAAGATCACTGAAAATATCATCAAATATATCAAAACCTTCAAAATTAAAATTTCTGAAGTCCTCGAAATTAACATTTGAATAATCATATCCTTTGCCACTCTGTGTGAAAGCATCATGTCCCATTTGGTCATACTGCTTTCTTTTTTCAGGGTCAGACAAAACGGCGTAAGCTTCGGAAATTTCCTTAAATTTGTTTTCTGCTTCTTTATTGTTAGGATTAATATCAGGATGATATTTCCTTGCAAGTTTCCTGTAAGCTTTTTTTATCTCATCTTTAGTAGCGTTTTTGTCAATTCCGAGAATTTCATAATAGTTTTTAGCCATAAGACTCCCTTTTAATCACCTTTGTCCACTTTGATTGTTACAGGTTTTGATTCATTCTTTTTGGTTATTTTGATTGCCAATATGCCGTCTTTTAGTTTAGCTTTTATCCCTTCCAGATCGGCATTATTCGGCAGGCTGAAAGATCGTGTGAATTTACCGTAAGGTCTTTCCAGCCTGTAAAAATTATTGTCATTCTTGCTGTAAGGAACTTTCTTTTCACCTTTAACAACAAGCAGTCCTTCATTTACCTGGATATCCACATCCTCTTCTTTTGTCCCGGGCAGCTCCAAGGTCAGAATAATATCACTGTCAGTTTCATATATATCCACAGGAGGGGTCCATTCACCCTGACGTATATTAGCTTCGTTGCTGACAGTTTCATCAAATATCTTATTGATTCTCTCCTGCACTGATAATAAATCCTTAAAAGGATCCCATCTTACAATAGCCATAATTACCTCCAGATTATATTAGTTAATAAAAAATATAATATCTGAGTCGGTTTATGTCAAGATATATTAAGTTAGTTGTTAAGATTGTATGTGCTGAACTAATTAATTTTTGAACAATCGGTGATTTTGTATTATTATATTATTCGAAATAATAAAAGTGTATTTTCACAGAAAGGACTATAAGGTATGATTGTTTATGAAAAATTATAAGTTTCTTATTGCTTTGATAATATCGATACTACTTCATTCCTTCTTATTGAAATATTTGAAAATAGATACCGATAATATTAGTAAAGATAAACCTATGATTGTCGATATAATTAAACCGCCAAAAAAAGAAACTCCTGAAAAACCAGAGAAAAAGCCGGATATTCTCAGCGACAAAAATCTTAATCTGAAAAAGAAAACGGACAGCAAAAAAGAGGAGCCAGTAATCCCGGATCGCAAACCCCAGCATAAGCCTAAGCTTAAGCCTCAACCTCAACCTCAACCTAAGACTGAACCTAAGCCCGAGACCGCTGTAAACAAAAAGGGATCGGCAATAACTTCAAAAGATGCTGAAGCTCAACCTCAACATGATATGCAAGAGAAACGTCAAGCAGAAAAAAGTGATAAGACAAAACTTTCCAAAAAACAGATGGAAAATATTTTTAACCCATCAGAGATAATTCAGGATTACGCTGAAGGGGAGAAGAAACAGAAGAAGGGGGAGGATTCTGTTAATTTTAATTCCATGGAAAACAAATATGCGTCATACTTTTATAAATTCAGGAGAAGTCTCTATCAGGTATGGACTTATCCCAGAAACTCCATTATGAATAATGAGCAGGGCAGAGTAAGAATACAATTCAGCATTCAAAAAGATGGCAGTATTACAAATATCAGGGTTGTTAGCAGCAGCGGATACCCCGACCTTGACAGGGCAGCTGTTGACGCGTTGAAGAATATGGGAAAAGTACCTTTTGAAAATTCATTTGACATTAATGTACTTCATGTGGACGGTTATTTTTATTACCGCTTAGGAGGCAGGTTCATTAACTGATGAATGATTATGAAATAATTGATACCACAGCAGACACTGGCGTCAATGCCAAAGGCTCGGATTTAACCGATTTGTGCAGAAACCTGTTGAGAGGTTTTTACTGCATAGCTTTTGATAAAAAAGCGTATGTGTTTAATCAAGTCGAGTACAGCAACTTGAAGACACTTACTTTTGAAAATCCGGAAGATTTGATATTTTCACTTTTGAATGAGGCTGTTTATCTGCTTTACACCAAGAATTCATTAATATACCCCGTCAGTATATCCGGAAATGAAGTAAAATATTCAATATTTAAAAATACAGAATATATAGAAACTGAGATAAAAGCTGCAACAAAACATAAACTGAGCGTTAAAAAAACCGGTGAAAATTTTGAAGCCGTCGTGATACTCGACTTATAAGGAGGATGTTCGGATGGAAAAAAGAGAAGTGGTTATTCAGGAATTTCGTGAATTCTGCAAAAGTAACAGCAAAAAAAATTACAGAGGCGGGAGTTTCAGACCTTTCAAATATTATAAACATAAGGATGGGGCAAATGAGCCGGTCTATTTTATCGGAGGTCCTGGGTTGTCTGTAGCTTTCTTTACAACGCTCGTCGTAGCGCTTGCATTCGTACTGCTGTCTGGTTCGTTTAGTTTTTGGTACTGGCTGCTTTTTTTTATTATTGTGATTCCGGGGCTAAGAATTGCAATGAAAATAGACAAAGCAAATCAGATAAGGAGCATGGTTGCCTCACTTGGAGAACATGCTATAACCCTTATTGAACAATCCGAAAACTCAGAAACAAAAGAAGAAGAACTGAAGATGCTTGAAAAAAGCAGGGAGTTTCTGCAGGAAGCTCTAAAGTGGGTACATGAGCCTATGTTTGAAAAACAGTTGGAAAATCTGGAGGTTTATATAAAAGAAAAAGCCCCTGAATAGGGGCTTTTATGTTCATTTTTTAATTATTTGTGACATTTGTTGCAGGATTTGCCCTGAGGCACGTTTTCCTCTGTGTGGCATGCCCAGCAGAAATTTTTATGTACAGGGTTCATAATACCGCTTACCTTTCCAACTTCAAGTTTTTCACCTGTTTTTATGTTTTTCAAAGCCATACCACCGTCGGGACTCATATGGCATTCAGTACACTCATTTTTTGTCTGGTGAAAAGCATGGGGAAATTCAACAACCTTTTTTGTTGGGTTTGGCACATTAAAAACTTCCGTCATTTTGATTGTCTCTGGTCCTTTTTGAGCTGCATAAGCTATAACAGCAAAAATCATGATTGACATTATCACAAAAAGCTTCTTCATTAATTCCTCCTTGTAAATTTTATGAGAATTTAATAAAAATAATTATCAATGTCAAGCTGGAAATTTGACTTTAATTTTGCATTAGAAAATAACAAACTCCGATTTTGATATTTTTCCTGTTGTTTTTAAAATACAAGAAAAGATTTTCCAAATATTACTTCATTCATACTTTACTAAAGCATAAATTTTCTCCATTTACACCGTTTTTAGACACAGCAATACTGCCTATTGCCTGAATTGTCCACAAAGTTAACATAAGTAAAGAAAAAAGGTCACAACGTTAAACATTCTGTCCTCCACTGTTCCATTTTTTTGAACATATCCACACTGCAGCACAACTTCAGTTTATTACCGCCGTGGGACACAAGTTTCCCCGCTATAGATATGACCTGATAACGTATACTACCCATCTCTTTATTTTTATAGACACCTCCCATTATGATTCGTTTGAGGTACATAATCAGATTATATGCCAGTATTCCTGTCTTAAACCATAAGCCGTTACCCGCAAGATTACCCGAAGGAAAGCTTTTTAAATTAAAACCATACTTTGCTTCTTTTATATTGTATTCACAAACACCGCGCAAATTATAAAAATGTACCACCTTTTCTGCATCCAGTTTTGAATTAGTTGCAATAACACGATATTCATATTTATCACCAAGAAGCTCCGGAACTGTGGGGTTGTCTGACTCAATTTTCTTACGAACAACTATTATACGGAAACTCTCCTTAGTGTTTTCCATACAGTGAATAAACTCTGCTATTTCCTCATTATCGCTTTCATCTCCATACCTATTTCTATATCTTTTCCATGAATCAGATGGTATATGATTTATTCCTTTACGAACTGAACTATCAAGGTCACCTCCTATAAAAAACGTTAAATCGTTATCAAAACAGTAATTCAATACTTTAGATTGGTAACCGGCAGAATCATTACGAACATTGGATACTTCTATACCACAAGATTCAAGATATTTATGGACTCTCTGAAGCTGTTCAAGTATGCCAACCTGGGCACTTACATTGCCTTCCCGAAATTCCTCGTCTATACAATAACCGCTCTCTCCTATAAAACACGTCATAGAACTGTATGCTTTAAATTTCTTATAACAATACTTGGCATCCCTTTTATACACCTTTGCATAAGTGGCGTCCTGATCCAGAGTAACTGAAAATAAATTTTCTCTTTTTAAAGCATCTTTCACTATTTTATAGTTGAGACTGCCCAGTTTGCTGATTGTTTTATTAACTGCTACTTCATCCAACATGCTTTCTGTTTTTGAAAAATACCTACTGATGCTGGAACTATCCGGGATATCTTCAATACCGCTGATATAGCTTAAAACCTTATCAAAAGAAAGTTTGTCGATATCACTGAAACTCCTGCCACCGCATATCATCGATAGAATAACAGGAATTATTTTAGAAGATGGCGGTTTGCCTCTGTTAGAGCCTGGATGATCAAGTTCTTTATCAAGGAAATCTCGGATGCCCATCTTATCTAACAGTGGGATTAACAAAGATATTCCACCAAATGGGGTAATTTTATCATTGCTTCTTTCTAATTTGTAGTTTAGTTTGCTCATTGTAAGTCACCTTTTTGGTTGTGGTTTTTGTTTTCTTAAAACCTTAATCTACAACATCTTAAAGGTGGCTTGCAACTCCTAATGCAATCTTAAAGTTTGATAAAGCAACAATTTTTCTGTAAATTCATGTAGCACCGGCCGAAGGCCGGTAAATATGTGGAACACATTATTTCTCCAAATTAATATAGACCCTATTTGTTTCCCATTCATCACTAATCTCAGCGACAATAGCTGTAACAAGCCTCAGTAAAGATTCTGTATTTGGAAAAATGGTAGCTGTCCTTGTTCTTCTTTTTATTTCACGGTTTAACCTCTCTACTCCGTTTGTTGTCCTAAGACGCCTTCTGTGAGAAACAGGAAAATTAAAAACCGTTAATCCCTCAGGAATATTTTCCTCAGCCCAATTACATAGTTTGGAAGCTGAATTTTTGTATTTTGCAACCAAACTGTTTAATTTTTCCCTGGCTTCTTCGCCGTCCTCTGCATTGAATATGCTGCGGATATCCCTGGCCGCTTCCTCTCTCATTCCTATTCTAGGTACATATGCCTGTGCATTACGCTGTAAATGACACTGGCATCTCTGCCACGGTATACTTGGCATTTGAGCCTTCCTGGCAGCATTTAACCCAGCATGGTCGTCACTGATAATTAATTTAACTCCATGCAAACCTCTCTTT is from Flexistipes sinusarabici DSM 4947 and encodes:
- the clpB gene encoding ATP-dependent chaperone ClpB, which produces MINWNKMTIKASEAVQSAVELAENKNNQQVEPAHLLLALVNQEEGFIKPLLQKLGVNIPSLKDDINNEIASLPAVSGSEQVYISNDTKKALDYAFKVIKEFSDEYVSTEHLLLGIVENAGYSLRQTLLKHGIDKKDLKKAIKDIRGSTTVTDQSPEEKMEALEKYTIDLTENASTGKLDPVIGRDEEIRRVMHVLSRRTKNNPVLIGEPGVGKTAIAEGLAQRVVNGDVPETLKDKRVLVLDLGSLIAGTKYRGEFEDRLKAVLKEIKDREGEIVLFIDEMHTLIGAGAAEGAMDAANLLKPALARGELHCIGATTLDEYKKHIEKDAALERRFQPIYIKEPSVEDTVSILRGLKEKYEVHHGVKITDSAIVAAAHLADKYISDRFMPDKAIDLIDEATAKLRMEIDSLPTELDELERKLRQLEIEKQAMKKEKNEAGKIRLEKIENEISNLTEKISRLKTHWQNEKAQIQESREIKKEIEEAKIRMQNAEREGNLEEASQIKYGKLVELESKLRETNEKLKNIQADKKMLKEEVDEEDIASIISKWTGIPVTKLLEEEADKLIHMEDFIHQRVIGQDKAVAAVSEAIRRSRAGLSNPKKPIGSFIFLGPTGVGKTELAKSVAEFLFDTEDAMIRLDMSEFMEKHSVAKLIGSPPGYVGYEEGGQLTEKIRRRPYSVLLLDEIEKAHQDVFNILLQILDDGRLTDSKGRTVSFRNTVVIMTSNIASDLIQEEFTGDLDWEDEYSRINALVFNQLSKHFKPEFINRVDDIIVFHPLSNEHLKEIAKLLLDDFAKRLSENMINFNYDDSVVEKVVKAGYDPKFGARPMKRAIQKLIENKIADEIIKGNITNNQEVKASIKDNSLVLE
- a CDS encoding heat shock protein transcriptional repressor HspR, with the protein product MKNRPLYMISVVAEILGIHPQTLRQYERLGLIKPSRTIGNTRLYSEEDIEQIKFILTLTKDLGVNLAGVEVVLNMKRQLEETQKQLDLLRDFIRKHADSFDMEQGDKGLVPLRNRDIIKIEIENEDE
- the dnaJ gene encoding molecular chaperone DnaJ, producing the protein MAKNYYEILGIDKNATKDEIKKAYRKLARKYHPDINPNNKEAENKFKEISEAYAVLSDPEKRKQYDQMGHDAFTQSGKGYDYSNVNFEDFRNFNFEGFDIFDDIFSDLFGGRGGRSRRTDRPSKGEDIYYSVQIPFADAVKGNYYEINLSRHVNCKSCGGSGGDVVTCPACGGKGVSSEGRDSIFGFGRPCPKCGGQGKILTNVCTSCKGNGFVQKTEKIKIKIPAGVDNGSKVRITGKGHEGRNNAPAGDLYIVTKIIPHELYERKGNNLYVNVDVDMFEAALGEKISVPTPYGAVNINIPAGTQPDQKFRLRNKGMPKLKGGGHGDLYVVIKVKIPQVAVENDRAALKEMKNHYDIVNRQKIMQKGKL
- a CDS encoding Hsp20/alpha crystallin family protein; the protein is MAIVRWDPFKDLLSVQERINKIFDETVSNEANIRQGEWTPPVDIYETDSDIILTLELPGTKEEDVDIQVNEGLLVVKGEKKVPYSKNDNNFYRLERPYGKFTRSFSLPNNADLEGIKAKLKDGILAIKITKKNESKPVTIKVDKGD
- a CDS encoding energy transducer TonB, with the protein product MKNYKFLIALIISILLHSFLLKYLKIDTDNISKDKPMIVDIIKPPKKETPEKPEKKPDILSDKNLNLKKKTDSKKEEPVIPDRKPQHKPKLKPQPQPQPKTEPKPETAVNKKGSAITSKDAEAQPQHDMQEKRQAEKSDKTKLSKKQMENIFNPSEIIQDYAEGEKKQKKGEDSVNFNSMENKYASYFYKFRRSLYQVWTYPRNSIMNNEQGRVRIQFSIQKDGSITNIRVVSSSGYPDLDRAAVDALKNMGKVPFENSFDINVLHVDGYFYYRLGGRFIN
- a CDS encoding archease, which encodes MNDYEIIDTTADTGVNAKGSDLTDLCRNLLRGFYCIAFDKKAYVFNQVEYSNLKTLTFENPEDLIFSLLNEAVYLLYTKNSLIYPVSISGNEVKYSIFKNTEYIETEIKAATKHKLSVKKTGENFEAVVILDL
- a CDS encoding cytochrome c3 family protein — protein: MKKLFVIMSIMIFAVIAYAAQKGPETIKMTEVFNVPNPTKKVVEFPHAFHQTKNECTECHMSPDGGMALKNIKTGEKLEVGKVSGIMNPVHKNFCWACHTEENVPQGKSCNKCHK
- a CDS encoding IS1380-like element ISFsi1 family transposase, with protein sequence MSKLNYKLERSNDKITPFGGISLLIPLLDKMGIRDFLDKELDHPGSNRGKPPSSKIIPVILSMICGGRSFSDIDKLSFDKVLSYISGIEDIPDSSSISRYFSKTESMLDEVAVNKTISKLGSLNYKIVKDALKRENLFSVTLDQDATYAKVYKRDAKYCYKKFKAYSSMTCFIGESGYCIDEEFREGNVSAQVGILEQLQRVHKYLESCGIEVSNVRNDSAGYQSKVLNYCFDNDLTFFIGGDLDSSVRKGINHIPSDSWKRYRNRYGDESDNEEIAEFIHCMENTKESFRIIVVRKKIESDNPTVPELLGDKYEYRVIATNSKLDAEKVVHFYNLRGVCEYNIKEAKYGFNLKSFPSGNLAGNGLWFKTGILAYNLIMYLKRIIMGGVYKNKEMGSIRYQVISIAGKLVSHGGNKLKLCCSVDMFKKMEQWRTECLTL